From the Motacilla alba alba isolate MOTALB_02 chromosome Z, Motacilla_alba_V1.0_pri, whole genome shotgun sequence genome, one window contains:
- the LOC119696162 gene encoding uncharacterized protein LOC119696162 — MDQRGKAPSQAPSGPGCSGAPASLGHLPAIPAESGRCLHPAVSQWKSGSLLGTGHGLAAPRLLQRHLRPGSGSGPGVGSAGAAGPLLRKRRWDRAQMGDTELSQRAGIGKCYNWDGKQVHKDPIEARHCHGNRPEKSGNEEGIDPWGQRREGAGAAPGNEGSGTCSKPAPLLQAPSCVGWDAVLAGPVGWGWKGPFGVGTQPPVLRGLSHQAEQHWSSVGWAGRSLSIPRMRSPPGAVLGQQAQVPFGVPCAGHSSSRWVLHPRRSCDLSSWEQHGAGSTSPSPSRWAVACLESLVPQPLKPQIP; from the coding sequence atgGACCAGAGGGGAAAAGCTCCATCCCAAGCACCCTCAGGCCCTGGGTGCTCCGgggctcctgcatccctgggcCATCTCCCAGCCATCCCCGCCGAGTCAGGCCGCTGCCTCCATCCTGCCGTATCCCAGTGGAAAAGCGGCTCTCTCCTGGGAACGGGGCACGGGCTGGCAGCCCCGCGCCTCCTGCAGCGGCACCTGCGGCCCGGGAGTGGCTCCGGGCCGGGCGTGGGCAGCGCGGGAGCTGCCGGGCCATTGTTGCGGAAGCGCCGATGGGATCGGGCACAGATGGGAGACACGGAGCTGTCGCAACGAGCCGGGATTGGAAAATGTTATAATTGGGATGGTAAACAAGTTCACAAGGACCCCATTGAGGCAAGGCATTGCCATGGTAACCGCCCAGAAAAGTCTGGGAATGAGGAAGGGATCGATCCGTGGGGGCAGCGGAGGGAAGGcgccggggctgctccggggAATGAGGGCTCTGGGACGTGCTCCAAGCCTGCCCCgctgctccaggctcccagCTGTGTGGGATGGGATGCCGTGCTTGCAGGGcctgtgggatggggctggaaaGGGCCCTTTGGGGTTGGAACGCAGCCCCCGGTGCTGCGGGGCCTTTCCCATCAGGCCGAGCAGCACTGGAGCTCTGTGGGCTGGGCAGGACGGAGCCTCAGCATCCCCAGGATGCGCTCACCTCCCGGGGCTGTGCTTGGACAGCAGGCACAGGTGCCGTTCGGGGTGCCCTGTGCAGGCCACTCCTCATCCAGGTGGGTCCTTCACCCCAGGAGATCCTGTGATctttccagctgggaacagcacGGAGCCGGTAGCACTTCACCATCACCATCAAGATGGGCAGTGGCGTGTTTGGAGTCCCTCGTGCCCCAGCCTCTCAAGCCACAGATTCCATAA